A part of Vulcanisaeta moutnovskia 768-28 genomic DNA contains:
- a CDS encoding MBL fold metallo-hydrolase, with amino-acid sequence MVDLIVRVLGSGGEVGRMAIFVKDINSDRGFLFDYGVNFDENDKPVMPSHVRPRDIMAVFLSHAHLDHCGALPSLYVSSPPPVYATPLTLELADIMFKDAIKLSGYYLPYEDEEIKAVLDHAIPVTYGEDIDISKDVKATIINAGHVPGSMLTLLELNGARVLFTGDFNLASSNLLRGADVNSVPKDVDVVIMEGTYVANTHPPREEVEREFIKVIKETIESGGSVLIPVLTIGRAQEILITLYKNGIDYPIIIDGLARLANQIVAKYPHYLANPELYLKAVENSLEITTDYQRRSLSKEPVIIVSPAGMLKGGAAVYYLKRLSRDRRNAIILPSYQAPDTPGFELLTRGRAFIDKGEVVLDAKLYWFDFSSHSGRAELEAFIRHFNPDTKIILVHTEAIKALQFLERLKVKYGIDNVHVPTNEESIMIRVGR; translated from the coding sequence ATGGTTGATTTGATAGTGAGAGTATTGGGTAGTGGTGGGGAGGTTGGTAGGATGGCGATTTTTGTTAAGGATATAAATTCTGATAGGGGTTTTCTCTTTGATTATGGTGTGAATTTTGACGAGAATGATAAACCAGTAATGCCCAGTCATGTTAGGCCCAGGGACATAATGGCAGTATTCCTAAGTCATGCGCATCTTGATCATTGTGGTGCATTACCAAGCCTATACGTTAGCTCACCACCGCCTGTCTATGCAACCCCCCTAACCCTTGAGCTTGCGGATATAATGTTTAAGGACGCCATTAAATTAAGCGGTTATTACCTGCCCTATGAGGATGAGGAGATTAAGGCAGTACTTGATCATGCAATACCCGTAACTTATGGTGAGGATATTGACATATCAAAGGATGTAAAGGCAACAATAATAAATGCCGGTCATGTGCCGGGCAGTATGTTGACGCTATTGGAGTTGAATGGCGCCCGAGTGCTATTTACTGGCGATTTCAATCTTGCATCATCAAATCTATTACGTGGTGCTGATGTTAATAGCGTCCCTAAGGATGTTGATGTGGTTATTATGGAGGGCACATACGTAGCTAATACGCATCCACCTAGGGAGGAGGTTGAGAGGGAGTTCATTAAGGTTATTAAGGAGACCATTGAGAGTGGGGGCTCAGTATTAATTCCCGTATTAACAATTGGTAGAGCTCAGGAGATCCTAATAACACTTTATAAAAATGGTATTGATTACCCAATAATAATTGATGGATTAGCAAGACTTGCAAATCAAATAGTGGCTAAGTATCCGCATTACTTGGCAAATCCTGAGCTTTACCTTAAGGCTGTGGAGAATAGTCTCGAGATTACCACAGATTATCAGAGAAGGTCCTTATCAAAGGAACCCGTAATAATAGTGTCACCAGCAGGTATGTTGAAGGGTGGCGCTGCAGTCTATTACCTAAAGAGGTTAAGTAGGGATAGAAGGAATGCCATCATCCTGCCCAGTTATCAAGCGCCAGATACGCCGGGTTTTGAATTATTAACGAGGGGTAGGGCATTCATTGATAAAGGTGAGGTAGTTCTTGATGCTAAGCTCTATTGGTTTGACTTTAGTTCCCATAGTGGTAGGGCGGAACTCGAGGCTTTCATTAGGCACTTTAACCCAGATACAAAGATAATACTCGTTCATACTGAGGCTATTAAGGCTTTGCAGTTCCTTGAGAGACTGAAGGTTAAGTACGGCATTGATAATGTACACGTACCAACCAATGAAGAATCAATAATGATAAGGGTAGGTAGGTAA
- a CDS encoding radical SAM/SPASM domain-containing protein — protein MINITNLVVGGGTVSLSIKGHDYVKSDREFTDISRPLIFWNITYRCNLKCIHCYINAIQGISRDELTTEEALRVVDDAHELRTPLLIISGGEPLVREDITEVMRRASDYDIKVSLSTNGTLITRDWALKLKELGTQYVGISIDSPIPEIHDKIRGIPGAWDLAVKGIKNIMEVGIPVGIRTTVTKLNIDHAPEVIELAHRLGISRVAFYHLVPSGRGRGILNLLPSSDQLLRFLIRLIDTARNYPDVEVLTVDNPADGVVASLLSSSDEGEFMGKLRLVSRMGACSAGRKVMSIYPNGDVYPCQFFNDKPMGNVRRERLTEIWLRPRENTELVIRLRERNYGDSPCMRCPYLRYCGGCRVRAGVLNNDVWSMDPLCTMESLLRLWRLGEIGLKPWQVRIMRGFEESLSINDN, from the coding sequence ATGATTAACATAACGAATTTAGTAGTTGGAGGTGGTACAGTAAGCCTGTCCATTAAGGGTCATGACTACGTGAAGAGTGATAGGGAGTTTACGGACATCAGTAGGCCGTTAATTTTCTGGAACATAACGTATAGGTGTAACCTAAAGTGCATTCATTGCTATATAAATGCGATTCAAGGCATCTCGAGGGATGAGTTAACGACCGAGGAGGCCCTTAGGGTTGTTGATGATGCCCATGAGTTGAGAACACCGTTACTTATCATTAGTGGTGGTGAGCCATTAGTTAGGGAGGATATTACTGAGGTAATGAGAAGGGCTAGTGATTATGATATAAAGGTTTCCCTGAGTACAAATGGCACATTGATAACCAGGGATTGGGCCCTAAAGCTTAAGGAACTAGGTACTCAGTATGTTGGTATAAGCATTGATTCACCGATTCCCGAGATTCATGATAAGATAAGGGGTATTCCAGGGGCTTGGGACTTGGCGGTTAAGGGCATTAAAAACATAATGGAGGTTGGAATACCAGTTGGTATTAGAACCACAGTTACTAAGTTGAATATCGATCATGCACCCGAGGTTATAGAGTTGGCACATAGGTTGGGTATTTCAAGAGTAGCGTTTTACCACCTAGTACCCAGTGGTAGGGGCAGGGGTATCCTTAATTTATTACCGAGTTCTGACCAACTACTGAGATTTTTAATTAGGTTAATAGATACTGCTAGGAATTATCCTGATGTTGAGGTATTAACCGTGGATAATCCTGCTGATGGTGTCGTCGCCTCTCTGTTGTCAAGTAGTGATGAGGGTGAGTTCATGGGAAAGTTAAGGCTTGTAAGTAGGATGGGTGCGTGTAGTGCTGGTAGGAAGGTAATGTCGATATACCCCAATGGTGATGTTTACCCATGTCAATTCTTCAATGATAAACCAATGGGTAATGTCAGGAGGGAGAGGCTAACTGAGATTTGGCTGAGGCCTAGGGAAAACACGGAATTAGTGATTAGGCTTAGGGAGAGGAATTACGGTGATTCACCATGTATGAGATGCCCATACCTAAGGTATTGTGGTGGTTGCAGAGTTAGAGCCGGCGTACTTAATAACGATGTTTGGTCCATGGATCCACTATGTACCATGGAATCATTGCTACGGTTATGGAGACTTGGTGAGATTGGTCTTAAGCCTTGGCAGGTTAGGATAATGAGAGGATTCGAAGAATCACTGAGTATTAATGATAATTAG